The following are encoded together in the Sphaerodactylus townsendi isolate TG3544 linkage group LG12, MPM_Stown_v2.3, whole genome shotgun sequence genome:
- the VSIG2 gene encoding V-set and immunoglobulin domain-containing protein 2, producing the protein MALDLVVFSCLLLAFISLWGHGAGVEVTVPSDPVMQQKGLSVELPCHYKTSVDKNFALEWKFASGSASTDKAKQILYFTNNVLYKPGSQSERLSLLHDPPTWGDASIRLDNVRASDAGIYSCEVNDPPDFYGTGIGYIHLVVLMPPSSPECKGATYSTVGSDATFTCRSSEGMPAPVYSWTRVDPKTPLPLSNMVKNEQTGTLMLTNISQEFSGKYQCVASNEYGQNSCQVSLHVSGRSYAFNLPAFYGQPPH; encoded by the exons ATGGCCCTGGACTTGGTGGTATTTTCCTGCTTGCTCCTTGCCTTCATTTCACTTTGGG GCCACGGGGCAGGCGTGGAGGTGACTGTTCCATCTGATCCGGTGATGCAGCAGAAGGGTTTGAGTGTGGAACTCCCATGCCATTACAAAACCTCAGTCGACAAGAACTTTGCACTGGAATGGAAGTTTGCATCTGGCTCAGCTTCTACTGACAAAGCAAAACAG ATTCTCTACTTCACCAACAACGTGCTGTACAAACCAGGCTCTCAGTCTGAACGGCTAAGCCTCCTTCATGACCCACCCACTTGGGGGGATGCATCCATTCGTTTAGACAATGTGCGTGCATCGGATGCCGGCATCTACTCATGTGAGGTGAATGACCCTCCAGATTTCTATGGAACTGGCATTGGATATATCCATTTGGTAGTTTTAA TGCCTCCATCCAGTCCAGAGTGCAAAGGGGCTACTTACTCTACTGTCGGCTCAGATGCCACCTTCACCTGCAGATCTTCTGAGGGCATGCCAGCACCAGTTTACTCCTGGACTCGGGTGGACCCCAAGACTCCCCTCCCTCTGTCTAACATGGTAAAAA ATGAACAAACTGGGACCCTGATGTTGACAAACATCTCACAAGAGTTCTCTGGAAAGTATCAATGTGTTGCCTCCAATGAGTATGGCCAGAATAGCTGCCAGGTATCTCTCCATGTGTCAG GTCGGAGTTATGCATTTAATTTGCCCGCCTTCTATGGGCAACCCCCTCATTAG